One window of Ananas comosus cultivar F153 unplaced genomic scaffold, ASM154086v1, whole genome shotgun sequence genomic DNA carries:
- the LOC109704841 gene encoding factor of DNA methylation 1-like codes for MPSLRRVARENARRIFEEKEKLRLELENARRIFEENEKLRLELENVQRIFEENEKLMLELDAKRKELNSRCKQRDKLEAENDGEKKQLDDEKQKTAIENTSRELPSMVQKKADEDVRKHIQAQKREKEAAISKIIELERQLDQKQQLELEKEQLEGTLRVMKRLEGEDDEDIHKKMENLSGKLESEKLRLAKLCIDLISKERKSNDELGEARKELIMGSDDLLSGRTNIGIKRMGELDEKPFQNACKRKYQDEEAAIKAAELCSNWQGQFKEPGWHPYKIVECRRETKEVVPKLKELWFEWGDDVYNAVKTALIELNEYNASGRYTVPELWNYKEGRKATTKEVIRYIFEQWKINKRKR; via the exons ATGCCGAGTCTTCGGCGCGTGGCACGGGAGAATGCTCGAAGGATTTttgaggagaaggagaagctgAGATTAGAGTTGGAGAATGCTCGAAGGATTTTTGAGGAGAATGAGAAGCTGAGGCTAGAGTTGGAGAATGTTCAAAGGATTTTTGAGGAGAATGAGAAGCTGATGCTAGAGTTGGATGCAAAGAGAAAAGAACTAAATTCGCGATGCAAGCAACGAGACAAGTTAGAGGCTGAAAATGACGGCGAGAAGAAACAGCTTGATGACGAGAAGCAAAAG ACTGCAATAGAGAACACTTCACGGGAGTTGCCATCTATGGTCCAAAAGAAGGCCGATGAAGATGTTCGGAAGCATATTCAGGCTCAGAAG AGGGAAAAAGAAGCTGCCATCtcaaaaataatagaattggAGAGGCAATTGGATCAAAAACAACAATTGGAGCTCGAAAAAGAGCAGTTAGAGGGGACGCTTCGAGTGATGAAGCGTTTggaaggagaagatgatgaagatatCCACAAAAAGATGGAAAATTTGAGCGGCAAGCTGGAGAGCGAAAAGCTGCGTCTGGCAAAACTTTGTATAGATCTCATAAGCAAGGAGCGCAAAAGCAATGACGAGCTAGGAGAAGCTCGAAAGGAATTGATTATG GGTTCCGATGACTTGCTGAGTGGCCGCACTAATATTGGAATCAAAAGGATGGGGGAACTTGATGAAAAGCCTTTTCAAAATGCATGCAAGAGAAAATATCAGGACGAAGAAGCTGCCATTAAAGCTGCAGAGTTGTGCTCAAATTGGCAAGGGCAATTCAAGGAACCCGGGTGGCATCCATACAAGATCGTTGAGTGTCGTAGAGAAACTAAG GAAGTTGTTCCGAAGTTGAAGGAACTGTGGTTCGAATGGGGGGATGATGTCTACAATGCGGTCAAAACAGCTTTGATTGAGCTGAATGAGTACAACGCTAGCGGAAGGTATACAGTGCCTGAACTCTGGAACTACAAAGAAGGGCGGAAAGCAACTACGAAGGAAGTAATCCGATACATATTTGAGCAGTGGAAGATCAATAAGAGGAAGAGATGA